The proteins below are encoded in one region of Thermodesulfobacteriota bacterium:
- the gatC gene encoding Asp-tRNA(Asn)/Glu-tRNA(Gln) amidotransferase subunit GatC has product MKISKEEVLHVAELARLELDEESIDRFAGQIGEILEYVDTLNQLDTKDISPTSHAIFLNNAFRQDEERKHLDNDEALANAPEKEDGGFIVPKVVG; this is encoded by the coding sequence TTGAAAATTTCAAAAGAAGAAGTACTGCACGTGGCTGAACTTGCCCGTCTTGAGCTGGATGAGGAGTCTATTGACCGGTTTGCCGGTCAGATTGGAGAAATATTGGAGTATGTGGATACGTTAAACCAACTTGACACCAAAGATATCTCACCGACTTCCCATGCAATATTTTTAAACAATGCGTTTCGTCAGGACGAGGAGAGAAAGCATCTGGATAATGATGAAGCCCTTGCCAATGCACCTGAAAAAGAGGATGGTGGTTTTATTGTGCCTAAAGTGGTGGGATAA
- a CDS encoding LbtU family siderophore porin, which yields MKRLFVVTLSLLITVFMVSGPAICDEPIGKWFENITLSGAIEVEAGFEKIDYNDPATKDEDSSDIVVATVEVGIDADIVKHVSGHILFLYEEDDTDLEVDEAVISINGEDVVPLYLNAGQMYVPFGNFESHMISDPITLELGETRESAVVAGFATDWVGISAGVFNGDIDEAGEDDKIESYVANAVFTLPENTISGFGLSAGASYISNIGDSDSLQEDIEAGPVTINDYVAGYSAFISISALDRFFFNAEYLTAADEFAAGELSFDGGRKFKPSTWYAELAVGVVDDLEIAVRYEASDDGGDFLPEKRYGGAVTYGLFENTSLGLEYLHGEFKNNDEIDIVTAQLAIEF from the coding sequence ATGAAAAGATTATTTGTTGTTACCTTATCGCTGCTTATTACAGTTTTTATGGTTTCCGGGCCGGCCATATGCGATGAGCCTATAGGAAAATGGTTCGAAAATATTACTTTAAGCGGTGCTATCGAGGTTGAGGCAGGTTTTGAAAAGATCGATTATAATGACCCTGCAACCAAAGACGAAGATTCGAGTGATATTGTGGTTGCAACTGTTGAAGTCGGAATCGATGCTGACATTGTAAAACACGTTTCAGGTCATATTCTCTTTTTGTATGAAGAGGATGATACGGACCTTGAGGTGGATGAAGCCGTTATCTCAATTAATGGTGAGGATGTGGTACCTCTTTACCTGAACGCAGGACAAATGTATGTGCCTTTTGGGAATTTTGAAAGCCACATGATCAGCGACCCGATCACTCTGGAATTGGGCGAAACAAGAGAAAGTGCTGTTGTTGCTGGCTTTGCAACCGACTGGGTAGGCATTTCCGCCGGTGTTTTCAACGGAGATATTGATGAAGCCGGAGAGGATGATAAAATAGAAAGCTATGTTGCCAATGCAGTATTTACACTCCCGGAAAACACTATTTCAGGTTTTGGTTTATCAGCCGGAGCCTCCTACATATCAAACATTGGAGACAGCGATTCTTTGCAGGAAGATATCGAAGCCGGACCGGTGACTATCAACGACTATGTTGCAGGGTATAGTGCATTTATATCAATTTCTGCTTTAGACAGGTTTTTCTTTAACGCTGAATACCTGACAGCCGCTGATGAGTTTGCAGCCGGTGAATTGTCTTTTGACGGCGGGCGAAAATTCAAGCCATCCACATGGTATGCTGAACTGGCTGTCGGGGTTGTTGATGATCTTGAAATTGCAGTGCGTTATGAGGCAAGTGATGATGGCGGTGATTTTCTGCCTGAAAAGCGATACGGTGGTGCAGTTACATATGGTCTCTTTGAAAATACATCACTTGGTCTTGAGTATCTCCATGGTGAATTTAAAAATAATGACGAAATCGATATTGTTACAGCGCAGCTTGCAATAGAGTTTTAA
- the argS gene encoding arginine--tRNA ligase, whose product MKQRIKELINRALKKAYKKGDLHFSEFPKVEVEEPKARMHGDFSTNIAMIMASSQKMAPKKIAETMINHMNDSTDIILKIEVAGPGFINFYLKESAWYPVLRRVYEEGERYGSSNMGKGEKVQVEFVSSNPTGPLHVGHGRGAAVGDSVGNILSFCGYDVQKEYYINDSGRQIHTLGRSVFYRYKELFGEKIEFPSTCYQGGYIRDIAEKIKDTDGKKNIGPNEEPDEMKAEERAVSYCARLAAEKILQGIRQDLDSFGVRFNKWFSEQSLYDSGMVDSVIHDFKQKKMIYEKDGALWFKTSDFGDEKDRVVVKKNGEKTYFASDIAYHQEKYERGFGRVIDVWGADHHGYIPRMSASIQASGRDKDQFHVILVQLVNLLRGGEPVAMSTRAGEFVTLNDVINEVGRDAARFIFLTRHYDSPLDFDLELAKKKTSDNPVYYVQYVHARISSIIRKAAERKINDGTTDDEAVARLIQPEEVDLMKALARYPETLENSAKLMEPHRITFFLMNLASLFHAYYNKHRVLTDDPVLSRGRLYLITAVQQVIRNGLTLLGVSAPKRM is encoded by the coding sequence ATGAAGCAAAGAATTAAAGAATTGATTAATAGAGCTTTGAAGAAAGCTTATAAAAAAGGTGATTTACATTTTTCTGAATTTCCTAAAGTAGAGGTGGAAGAACCAAAGGCACGGATGCATGGCGATTTTTCGACCAATATAGCCATGATTATGGCCTCTTCCCAGAAGATGGCACCTAAAAAAATTGCTGAAACAATGATAAACCATATGAACGATTCCACTGATATCATTTTAAAGATTGAGGTTGCCGGACCGGGGTTTATTAATTTTTATTTAAAGGAATCGGCATGGTATCCTGTGTTGCGAAGGGTTTATGAAGAAGGAGAACGCTATGGGTCATCAAATATGGGAAAAGGCGAGAAAGTCCAGGTGGAATTTGTAAGTTCCAATCCCACGGGGCCACTTCATGTCGGTCACGGCCGTGGGGCTGCCGTTGGTGACAGTGTGGGCAATATCCTTTCTTTTTGCGGATACGATGTTCAAAAGGAATACTACATCAATGATTCAGGGAGGCAGATTCACACCCTGGGGCGTTCCGTTTTTTACCGTTATAAGGAGCTTTTTGGAGAAAAAATAGAGTTTCCTTCTACCTGCTACCAGGGAGGTTATATACGAGATATTGCAGAAAAGATAAAAGATACGGATGGAAAAAAAAATATTGGCCCCAATGAAGAGCCGGATGAAATGAAAGCTGAAGAGAGGGCTGTTTCATATTGTGCCAGACTGGCGGCGGAAAAAATCCTTCAAGGAATCCGCCAGGATCTCGATTCTTTTGGCGTCCGGTTTAACAAATGGTTCAGCGAACAAAGCCTGTACGATTCAGGCATGGTCGATTCGGTCATCCATGATTTTAAGCAAAAGAAAATGATTTATGAAAAGGACGGGGCCCTGTGGTTTAAAACAAGTGATTTCGGTGATGAAAAGGATCGTGTGGTGGTAAAGAAAAATGGCGAGAAGACCTATTTTGCTTCGGACATCGCCTATCACCAGGAAAAGTATGAAAGGGGTTTTGGCCGGGTCATAGATGTGTGGGGAGCGGATCATCACGGATATATACCGCGCATGAGCGCTTCTATCCAGGCATCAGGTAGGGACAAGGATCAGTTTCATGTTATTTTGGTTCAACTGGTTAACCTTCTTCGGGGCGGAGAACCGGTGGCGATGTCTACCCGTGCGGGAGAGTTTGTTACCTTAAATGATGTAATAAACGAAGTGGGACGTGACGCGGCCAGGTTTATTTTTTTGACACGCCATTACGACAGCCCCCTTGATTTTGATCTGGAGCTTGCAAAGAAAAAGACCAGTGACAATCCTGTTTATTATGTCCAGTATGTCCATGCGCGCATATCGAGTATTATCAGAAAAGCCGCAGAAAGAAAAATAAACGATGGCACAACCGATGACGAAGCCGTCGCCAGGTTAATACAGCCTGAGGAAGTAGATTTGATGAAAGCACTGGCCCGTTACCCGGAGACCTTAGAAAACAGCGCAAAACTAATGGAGCCCCACAGAATCACGTTTTTCCTTATGAACCTTGCTTCTTTGTTTCATGCCTATTATAACAAACACCGGGTGTTAACGGATGACCCGGTATTAAGCCGTGGCAGGCTGTATCTGATTACAGCGGTTCAGCAGGTGATCCGGAACGGTCTAACCCTGCTGGGTGTATCGGCTCCAAAGAGGATGTAA
- a CDS encoding DUF4198 domain-containing protein: MYKNIISIISLSTLIFFGANTASAHFGMVIPSDSMVMQQENKTVNIKLSFSHPFEGHGMELVKPKVFSVNANGKNKNLLGSLKKTKVMGHTSWATNYKVKRPGVYMFYMEPKPYWEPAEDCFIIHYTKTVVTAFGDDEGWDEEIGLKTEIVPLSKPFGLYAGNIFQGIVKLDGKAVPYAEVEVEYYNKDGKAKAPTDYMVTQTVKADKNGVFTYAAPKAGWWGFAALNEADYELKLKSGEKKGVELGAVIWVKFHHWKD; encoded by the coding sequence ATGTACAAAAATATTATTTCGATTATATCTTTATCAACTCTCATTTTTTTTGGTGCAAATACAGCTTCCGCCCATTTCGGCATGGTGATTCCTTCAGATTCCATGGTTATGCAGCAAGAAAATAAAACAGTTAATATTAAGCTTTCTTTTTCTCATCCTTTTGAAGGCCATGGCATGGAACTTGTTAAGCCAAAAGTTTTTTCCGTAAATGCCAACGGCAAAAATAAGAACCTTTTAGGCAGCCTTAAAAAAACAAAGGTTATGGGCCATACATCGTGGGCAACAAACTACAAAGTCAAAAGACCCGGCGTCTATATGTTTTATATGGAGCCAAAACCGTACTGGGAACCTGCTGAAGACTGCTTCATTATCCATTACACCAAGACGGTTGTTACGGCTTTCGGAGATGACGAGGGCTGGGATGAAGAAATCGGCTTGAAAACCGAAATAGTTCCTCTTTCAAAGCCTTTTGGACTTTATGCCGGCAATATTTTTCAGGGAATAGTCAAACTGGACGGGAAAGCGGTTCCTTATGCTGAGGTAGAGGTTGAATACTACAACAAAGACGGAAAAGCAAAAGCCCCCACCGACTATATGGTCACACAGACTGTCAAGGCGGATAAAAACGGTGTCTTTACATATGCCGCACCTAAAGCAGGATGGTGGGGTTTTGCAGCGTTAAATGAAGCCGATTATGAACTAAAACTTAAGTCCGGCGAAAAAAAGGGCGTAGAACTCGGCGCAGTGATCTGGGTTAAGTTTCACCACTGGAAGGACTAG
- a CDS encoding energy-coupling factor ABC transporter ATP-binding protein: MNENSHPIINLENITFGYTGGPLVIDGLDFKFFPGDRSGLIAPNGSGKTTFFHIIMGLIKPSSGKMEIFGQPACSEDDFSNIRGKIGLLFQDADDQLFCPTVLEDVAFGPLNVGKSKEEAIEISRKTLESLGLAEFEDRITYKLSGGEKRLVSLATVLSMKPQVLLLDEPLTGLDAETRLKLIDILPNLDLSYILISHEIDFLAATTKQIYTMKDGKIVLDDQIYVHKHEHAHQLGRIPHKHH, encoded by the coding sequence ATGAATGAAAATAGCCATCCCATAATAAATCTTGAAAACATTACTTTCGGCTATACGGGAGGGCCCCTTGTCATCGATGGACTTGATTTTAAATTTTTTCCCGGAGATCGTTCAGGGTTGATTGCACCCAATGGAAGCGGGAAAACCACCTTTTTCCATATTATCATGGGGCTTATAAAACCATCTTCCGGAAAAATGGAAATTTTCGGTCAACCTGCTTGCAGCGAAGATGATTTTTCAAACATTCGCGGGAAGATAGGGCTCCTTTTTCAGGATGCGGATGATCAACTTTTTTGTCCCACGGTTTTAGAGGATGTTGCCTTCGGCCCTTTGAATGTGGGTAAGTCCAAAGAAGAGGCCATAGAAATTTCAAGAAAAACATTGGAATCTCTGGGTCTTGCCGAATTTGAGGACCGGATAACCTACAAACTGTCCGGAGGTGAAAAGCGGCTGGTTTCCCTTGCCACCGTTCTATCCATGAAACCGCAAGTTTTGCTTCTCGACGAACCGCTGACAGGCCTTGATGCGGAAACCAGGTTGAAACTTATTGATATTCTACCCAATTTAGACCTTTCCTATATATTAATATCCCATGAAATCGATTTCCTGGCGGCCACCACCAAACAAATTTACACCATGAAAGATGGTAAGATTGTTTTAGATGACCAGATTTATGTGCACAAACATGAGCATGCGCACCAATTGGGCCGGATCCCGCATAAACATCATTGA
- the gatA gene encoding Asp-tRNA(Asn)/Glu-tRNA(Gln) amidotransferase subunit GatA — protein sequence MKLHELTIHQAHELLKQREISSTELTRAVLDRIETVDNKVGAYISVAGDMAMKQAQVADRAISNGKCRPLTGIPLAIKDLICTKGLQTTCASKILENFIPPYNATVIKKLNNQGAVIIGKTNMDEFAMGSSTENSGLKLTCNPWNMEHIPGGSSGGSAAAVAADMCLGALGSDTGGSIRQPASHCSVAGLKPTYGRVSRFGLVAFASSLDQIGPLAKDVTDCAILLNTVSGYDPNDSTSVPEGVPDYTSSLKKGLKGMTVGIITEYGATEGLDPDVFHAVNHAVSTMENLGATCIEVALPHTEYAVAAYYVIAPAEASSNLARYDGVKYGFRDKHKTELTGMYKSTRSQGFGSEVQRRIIIGTYCLSAGYYDAYYGKASQARTLIMEDFKKAFHSCDVILSPVAPTPAFKIGENSDDPLTMYLSDIFTLSANLAGIPGMSVPCGFSKKGLPIGLQIMGSHFGEEKILKTAYNFEQATNFHKKKPIL from the coding sequence ATGAAGCTTCATGAACTTACCATACACCAAGCCCACGAGCTGTTAAAACAAAGAGAGATATCCTCTACAGAGCTTACCCGGGCTGTTTTAGACCGCATTGAGACGGTGGATAACAAGGTTGGCGCTTATATTTCCGTGGCCGGGGATATGGCGATGAAACAGGCTCAGGTTGCCGACCGGGCCATTTCAAATGGAAAATGCCGGCCGCTGACCGGGATTCCTCTGGCGATCAAGGATCTTATTTGCACCAAGGGGCTTCAGACCACCTGTGCCTCAAAAATTCTTGAAAATTTTATTCCGCCTTATAATGCCACAGTTATTAAAAAGTTGAACAACCAGGGAGCCGTAATAATCGGGAAAACCAACATGGATGAATTCGCCATGGGTTCATCCACGGAAAATTCGGGCTTGAAACTCACCTGTAATCCCTGGAATATGGAGCACATTCCGGGTGGATCCAGCGGGGGATCAGCAGCAGCAGTTGCGGCGGATATGTGCCTGGGAGCACTTGGTTCGGATACGGGCGGGTCCATCCGGCAGCCTGCATCGCATTGCTCGGTTGCCGGATTGAAACCGACATACGGCAGGGTTTCACGTTTCGGGCTGGTGGCCTTTGCCTCTTCTCTGGATCAGATCGGACCCCTGGCAAAAGATGTGACTGATTGCGCGATACTGTTAAACACGGTTTCCGGTTATGACCCTAACGATTCTACCTCAGTGCCTGAGGGCGTGCCTGATTATACATCATCCCTGAAAAAAGGTCTTAAAGGGATGACCGTGGGAATTATTACAGAGTATGGTGCAACAGAAGGTCTGGACCCCGATGTTTTCCATGCGGTGAATCATGCGGTCAGTACCATGGAAAATTTGGGCGCAACATGCATTGAAGTGGCTTTGCCCCACACTGAATATGCCGTTGCGGCATATTATGTGATCGCACCGGCCGAGGCAAGCTCAAACCTTGCCCGATATGACGGGGTGAAATACGGTTTTAGGGATAAACACAAGACCGAGCTGACAGGCATGTATAAAAGCACACGGTCACAGGGATTCGGCTCAGAGGTTCAGCGTCGTATCATTATAGGCACATACTGTCTTTCTGCCGGTTATTACGATGCATATTACGGCAAGGCATCGCAGGCCAGGACACTGATTATGGAGGATTTTAAAAAAGCGTTTCATTCCTGTGACGTAATATTATCGCCAGTGGCCCCCACACCGGCATTTAAAATAGGGGAAAATTCGGATGATCCGCTTACCATGTATCTTTCTGATATATTTACCCTTTCGGCAAATTTGGCAGGAATACCCGG
- the cbiM gene encoding cobalt transporter CbiM — protein MHISEGVLSGSVLISGGVLAAAGMTIGLKKLDYDRIAHVSILSASFFIASLIHVPVGPSNVHLILNGIVGLLLGWAAFPAILVALLLQAVLFQFGGITSLGVNTMTMAMPSILCYYMFRSMLLKQPAIAYTGAFACGFFSVFFSAVLVGLALMTTDENFLEISGLVVLAHFPIMIIEGIITAFFIFFIKKVQPSMLPGFSQWGN, from the coding sequence ATGCATATTTCTGAAGGTGTTTTATCAGGATCTGTTCTTATTTCAGGCGGGGTGCTTGCTGCGGCCGGTATGACCATCGGGTTGAAAAAGCTGGATTATGACCGCATTGCCCATGTAAGTATCCTGTCTGCTTCATTTTTTATAGCATCACTGATTCATGTTCCGGTGGGCCCTTCCAATGTTCATCTTATTTTAAACGGCATCGTAGGGCTTCTTTTGGGATGGGCGGCTTTCCCGGCCATTTTGGTTGCACTTCTGCTTCAGGCGGTTTTATTTCAGTTTGGCGGGATTACATCGCTGGGAGTAAATACAATGACTATGGCAATGCCGTCGATTCTTTGTTATTATATGTTTAGATCCATGCTTCTTAAACAACCTGCAATCGCATACACCGGTGCTTTTGCCTGCGGTTTTTTCTCTGTTTTCTTCAGTGCCGTTTTAGTGGGTCTGGCATTGATGACCACAGATGAAAATTTTCTGGAGATTTCAGGCCTGGTGGTGCTTGCCCATTTTCCCATCATGATCATTGAAGGGATTATTACCGCTTTTTTCATATTTTTTATCAAAAAGGTTCAACCTTCTATGCTGCCGGGGTTTTCACAGTGGGGCAATTGA
- a CDS encoding GxxExxY protein encodes MGKLLYEEITYKIIGSAREVHKQLGPGYLESVYEDALCYELDLLKIDYERQIELDVQYKEVIFSKKFRADLLIENKILVENKAIKKITNQDEAQLINYLKTTRLRVGLLFNFGADKFEMLRRVF; translated from the coding sequence ATGGGCAAATTGCTTTATGAAGAAATAACTTATAAAATTATCGGGTCAGCTCGGGAAGTACATAAACAACTGGGACCAGGTTATCTGGAATCAGTTTACGAAGACGCTCTATGTTACGAACTTGATTTGTTAAAAATAGACTATGAACGACAAATAGAGTTAGATGTACAATATAAAGAAGTTATATTTTCAAAAAAGTTTCGAGCTGATCTTTTAATAGAAAACAAAATTCTTGTTGAGAACAAGGCGATAAAAAAAATAACAAATCAGGACGAAGCCCAATTAATCAATTATCTTAAAACAACCCGTTTGAGGGTGGGATTGTTATTTAATTTTGGAGCAGATAAGTTTGAAATGCTAAGAAGAGTATTTTAA
- a CDS encoding SPOR domain-containing protein yields MTKNEPADKEKPSPWKNRKHLTMWALIVLFVAAWMFALGIFVGRKTTPVAFNLDKLEGELAALKQADIEKQRKKAKIDSDTANGKIDFDYYDKLKESKNINKRKPATKKPKIKPLSEKKIKKRTKKKDIKTQIAKPSKPPQKEKSIKPERKNKGEKKLTIQVASLKDSKDADRMVERLKKKGYAAYKVMGVIPDKGIWFRVRVGHYKSSAGASDTIRRLEKDGLDVFLVNR; encoded by the coding sequence ATGACAAAAAACGAACCGGCAGATAAGGAAAAACCTTCCCCCTGGAAAAATCGCAAACACTTGACCATGTGGGCTTTAATCGTTTTATTTGTTGCGGCTTGGATGTTTGCCCTGGGAATCTTTGTGGGCAGAAAAACCACGCCCGTCGCCTTTAATTTAGATAAGCTTGAGGGAGAACTGGCAGCTTTAAAGCAGGCGGACATTGAGAAACAGCGAAAAAAGGCGAAAATTGACTCAGATACGGCCAATGGAAAAATTGACTTCGATTATTATGACAAATTAAAGGAGAGTAAAAATATCAATAAGAGAAAGCCTGCGACAAAAAAGCCCAAAATAAAGCCTTTATCCGAAAAAAAAATAAAAAAAAGAACAAAAAAGAAAGATATAAAAACTCAGATCGCAAAACCTTCAAAACCACCTCAAAAAGAAAAGAGTATAAAGCCTGAAAGAAAGAATAAAGGTGAAAAAAAACTGACCATACAGGTTGCCTCACTAAAAGATTCGAAAGATGCAGACCGGATGGTGGAAAGACTGAAAAAGAAGGGATATGCTGCATACAAGGTCATGGGCGTTATTCCAGACAAGGGAATATGGTTCAGGGTCAGGGTGGGGCATTATAAAAGCAGTGCCGGAGCTTCCGACACAATAAGGCGTCTGGAAAAAGACGGCTTGGATGTGTTTCTGGTGAACAGGTAA
- the cbiQ gene encoding cobalt ECF transporter T component CbiQ encodes MISEPFVAEKARINQVSPTTRGVFAIAYCFIVALSYRFPALFTAVFVSLLMVCLSGLSLYAVAKRLAVVNGLILLIWLILPFTYSGESVFNMGPLAITRPGIILSAQITLKSNAILLAVMALLSSMSLVTMGHTLSRLRIPQKLVFLFLMTVRYIFVIENEYQRLVRAIKIRGFKPGTNIHTYKTYAYLIGIIFVRASARAQRVHQAMMCRGFKGKFYSLYKFSSTRLSWHFSTVMTILLTVLLFLEIV; translated from the coding sequence ATGATCAGTGAACCGTTTGTTGCAGAAAAAGCGAGAATTAATCAGGTCAGCCCAACGACAAGAGGCGTTTTTGCCATCGCTTATTGTTTTATCGTCGCCCTGTCATACCGGTTTCCCGCTCTTTTTACCGCTGTCTTTGTATCACTTTTAATGGTTTGCCTTTCCGGGCTAAGCCTTTACGCTGTTGCCAAAAGGCTCGCCGTGGTGAACGGATTGATTCTTTTAATCTGGTTGATACTACCTTTTACTTACAGTGGCGAGTCTGTTTTCAATATGGGGCCTTTGGCCATCACCAGGCCCGGTATTATCCTTTCTGCTCAGATCACCTTAAAATCGAATGCCATTTTACTGGCAGTTATGGCTTTGCTTTCTTCCATGTCTCTGGTTACCATGGGTCATACTTTAAGTCGCCTGAGGATTCCGCAAAAACTTGTTTTTCTTTTTCTAATGACTGTCCGATATATTTTTGTTATTGAAAATGAATACCAACGGCTGGTAAGGGCCATAAAAATTCGTGGTTTCAAACCCGGCACAAACATACATACTTACAAAACATATGCATATCTTATTGGAATAATTTTTGTGCGGGCTTCAGCCAGAGCTCAGCGCGTCCATCAGGCAATGATGTGTCGGGGATTCAAAGGAAAATTTTACAGTCTATATAAATTTTCATCCACCCGTTTAAGCTGGCATTTTTCAACTGTCATGACAATTTTGTTAACCGTATTGCTTTTTCTGGAAATCGTGTAA